The following are encoded together in the Oncorhynchus masou masou isolate Uvic2021 chromosome 5, UVic_Omas_1.1, whole genome shotgun sequence genome:
- the LOC135540165 gene encoding RNA-binding protein 38-like, translating to MLLHQFMNGGLEVMHSTAIQKDTTFTKIFVGGLPYHTNDASLRMYFEAFGDIDEAVVITDRQTGKSRGYGFVTMLDQGAAERACKDPNPIIDGRKANVNLAYIGAKPRGMQIGEPTRGISIGVQPIHPALIQRQYGLAQQYVYPQAYLQPSLVLPSQVSSSVSSPYLDYSAAYTQYAQAAFEHYPYAASPGFLGYGYTPSPATAPSQASAPATIHQTLPTGAGPAPAFLQYAPQQHVQPDRMQ from the exons ATGCTTTTGCATCAGTTCATGAACGGAGGCCTGGAAGTGATGCATTCTACAGCAATTCAAAAAGACACTACTTTTACAAAAATTTTCGTTGGTGGTTTGCCCTACCACACTAACGATGCTTCCTTGAGAATGTATTTTGAGGCCTTCGGCGATATCGACGAGGCGGTGGTGataacggacagacagacgggaaaATCCAGAGGATATGGCTTT GTGACAATGCTAGATCAGGGAGCAGCAGAGAGGGCCTGTAAAGACCCCAACCCCATCATTGACGGGCGCAAGGCCAACGTAAACCTGGCTTACATAGGTGCCAAGCCCCGCGGTATGCAGATAGGTGAGCCGACCAGGG GCATTTCCATTGGAGTTCAGCCTATTCACCCagcgctcatccagaggcagtaTGG GTTGGCCCAGCAGTATGTGTACCCCCAGGCCTACCTTCAGCCCAGCCTGGTGCTCCCTTCTCAGGTGTCCTCCTCCGTCAGCTCCCCCTACCTGGACTACAGTGCTGCTTACACCCAGTACGCCCAGGCTGCATTCGAGCATTACCCCTACGCCGCCTCCCCAGGGTTCCTGGGCTACGGCTACACTCCCAGCCCTGCCACCGCCCCCTCCCAGGCCTCCGCCCCAGCCACTATTCACCAGACCCTCCCCACAGGGGCAGGCCCAGCACCCGCCTTCCTGCAGTACGCCCCCCAGCAGCACGTTCAGCCAGACCGCATGCagtga